The nucleotide sequence tcaagatcatttgattttaaaatgataGCTAGATGACTAGTCACACCATAAAACAGAATAATTCAATCGGATTTGACAGTAAGGTTACCCGTGTGGTCTAACCTGAGGGGTAGAGGGACCATGGTGATATTGAATTGAAAGTATTAAGAATCAAATTGACTAAATATTAGTCGATGGATAAAATCAAAACATTGACCCAAACTTCAGGGACCCTGTTGTCATTGTTCCAAATATTAATAGACAACATAATGAGCAAACTACAGCTTAATAGGAACAATTTTTCTATATTTGAAAAGTTCATATCAGTAATATACCTTGCATGAAGAAGCAACCAGCTTTCCCTCATGGTCACAGCAAAGAGAGAACAATTCATTTCCATGACCATAAAGTTTGTGAGACTCGGGCCACAATGTATGCCATGATAGTTGCTCCTCAACGGGAGGTTCTGTAAAAACAGTGGGCACAGCATCAGGAACTGTTTCCAGAGAGTCGGAAGCATCACTCTGAAGCCTGCTTGGAGTGTCAGTGTTAGCTGCACATCAACACAATAATATCAGGCGCAACTATAACTCAGACatcacaatataaataaaaaaattatacagaCAACACATGAGTACAAAATCCTAGAACAGAAAAACTGGGTAGAAGAAGGCTGAAAGTAATATTCATTACTGTATGCTGGTATGTAGTTGGATACTAAGACTAACAATCAGAAGTAGCAATAATATCATTTACAAATCCAAGGATGCTGGATTGAGTCGATATGCATTTATGACGGTTTGGTCACAGCAactgaaaagaatgaaattgcATGAGGCATAACaattacaagaaaagaaaatcagATATTGAAACTTACTAgactataatatacatatatatgtgattGTATTACCTATGGTTCGCCTTATCGATCCGTACCAATATAGTGACCACCTATCGGCACAGTATATACCGAGCTGTAACGAGTTATACTGaacgtaccaacacatggtacatgggGGCATGCCGAAGTATCACCCATACCAGTCCCTTGTCAAACTGGTATGTACTACTCGTACTGAGCAATATGTCATGGAATGGCAAATCTTGGATTACCGTAGGTGATTGTCTAAGATCTTACATAGACAATCAAAACCACAAGAAAACAAACCAATATTATGAGCTTCCAAGGAAGCAAAATGCAAAAAATAGTTCATAAATATTCAAAATTTccaatattttgaaaaaaaaagatagtCAAATTCCACAAATTGGTGGCCTAACAATAAATAAATTATGCACACCTATCATAGAATCATTTCGTAGGAATTAAGTGGCACTACTTACAAGCCACAATGTTAGTCAGCTATAGAAATCAGCCCAAATCCAGATACTATTTGGTCACCTATTAAGTGACTAAAACTAGCTTCTAGCCACCCTGAATAATTTCTTAAATTGATTTGTTCTAGACCAGGCAGCCAAACAATGGAACCACAATTTAGCATGGGTATACCAAGTACCAACTATATGAACCAACAATACTATTGACTAAACTCGGGTATATATCACCAAGTGATCAGGAAAAGAACCTCACCATGCATATAAATGGGCTTCTGTGATAATCCAAGAGCAGACATGTTAGCCCCCAAGATCTGTACATCTTCATTAATATCCTCAAAGCAGACAGATTTTTGGACTGCATGCATAAGAGTCTTCAAAAATGATAAAGGAGACTCAAAAACTCTAGCAACTTTTTCATCAGCGCCACTAACAAACCGATGATTTCCAGTCCCTTGTATGATGGCGACACAATTAATATCGTGACCATGAACTTGTGGACGAGCGATTTCATGCCAAGGAGTCCTATCACCTTCACTATGCCATGGAGCAAAAACCCGAGTAGTCTGCAAATAAAGAATTGACATGACATTAATGAACTAAACAATGATAACTCTTGTAGAACCAGCTAAGCATGCAATTGACACAATGATGACAAAGAACAATCAGAAAGCTACATGATGAGCAAAATTACTAACTTGGTCATGGCTAACAGATAGTAAATATTCACCATTCCTGGCCCATGCAATGTCTGATACAGAGGCAAAATGACCAGAGGGGACCTTTTGTGGCTGCCAATTTTCAAAATCCATGCCAGTGTTTCTCCATAAATGAAAAGATCCACCATATCCATGAGCAAGAATTGACCCACCATCTGGTGCCCAGTGACCGCCATAAAAGCCCAAGGCAGAGTGACTTAACTCACCAACAGTCACCACATTTACCCAGATACCAGTGTTTTTCTCAGGTCTCCATATCATCATTGTCTTGTCCATAGATGCTGACAAGATGCTCATTGGTTGGTGAGCTTTACTTCCATTAATAAATGGAGACTGCCACTCAACAGAGTATACCCAATCTTCATGCCCAACAAGCAAAGATTCCAAAGAAACCTGATAACCAGTAGAACCAGCCAAAAACAAAGGGCCTTCAATGTATGATGTCAAGCCAATTCCTTCGTCCTTCTTGTACGGCACCTGAGAATTAGATGAAGAAAGATGCATAACCATCTTCCATATGCGTATGCTTCTGTCCTGAGATGAACTTGCAAGGAGAAGGCTTTCATTTTCACCATCTAAACAAAGAGGTAAAGAAAAGTCCAAACTTCTGATCCAATCTGTATGACCTTTTAGCTCACAAGCACGAATAAACTGAATATGTAAAACTTACATCAGTTATCAATTTGAGTGAAAAATGGAATAAGAAAAAGTGAAAACTCTGGGCAAACTTCACTTACATTCCCTTTATGATCACCAAGGTAAATGTGAATCTTTTGGTCTAGGCCCCCCATTGCTAAAATAACATGCCCTGATTCTCCTGGCAAATCTGCTAAAGACAGTGCAACCATAGGCTTTGAACCCACAGAGAGAGACTCCAAGCAAGAAATTTTGCAATCTCCTATCACATGATCAATGTAAGAACTCAATTAGTCAAAAGATATTGATGAAAACTAAtgaaaaaatcattatttgtaacaaaatccataaaattaaaagcAGCATCCTAGTGCAAAAGGCACCCACCAATGTGGGAGCTAGGGATGGTCAATGTAGCAACCTTGCTCTGGCAAGCAAGCTAAGAGACTTTTTCCAATGACTCTACCCTAGTCATCCAAGTTGCAAAGTCACAACTTTACTAAGGCACCAAGGTAAGCTAAAAATCAAGACACTCATTATCAGTATATTTTCAATAATTCCAGGCCAAAAGAATTACCAATGACACAAAAATACATTATTGCCTACTATGACTTGCTTCCTTTCCCTACCATAGTCTTGCAAGTCAAGATTCTGGGGAAGAGGGCAGTCAGGCAACCAAAGTTGCTTTCACAGATCTGGCCGAGCATATTGGCTGCCAAATCAATCAATGAATCTCATCAATCATCATGATGAAGAAAGTATGTGATGTGCTTTCTTGTTATTATGCATCATATTAAGTTCAATAAACAGTAGAAAAAATTAATTTAGCATAGATATTAACTTACGCAAAGTAGCATATGGAAGAACCAATTCCCATATAACAACAAGGCCATCAGAAGAAGCAGAAGCAAACATTGCTGTAGTATGGGAAATTATCAGGCCACTTAGACATGTAACACCTTTCTTATGCACGTCTGATACTTGTAAAATACTTCTCCACTGTAGCATAGACCATAAGAAAGAAAAGGTAAATTATGATGTTAGTTAATTGGCATAATCAATTAGATAgactaaaatcatttgaataataGAAAACGATGGAAAGAGATATTAAACAGTTCTTTGACCAGCACTTATTTTAATAAAGGTCAAAACAAAGCGACTAAAATTAAGATTAAAGAAGCTTCTCAATGAAAACTAGGACAACTATCATAATTTCCTGAATATATACCAGACTGGCTCTAACCCTGAACTAGTGCACAGGTTTTAAGTTAAACCAATTTGATCATTGTCTATAAAGTAGCCCCTACAACAATTTGCAGGGTCAAGCACTACATTACATATACAATAGCACCTTAAAGTGTTTTCGACTTATGGTGACCGCTATAATGTTCTACTGGTCAATGCTTGCTACATTGCATGCCTGTAAAGGTTGCTTGATGCCCAATTCAACataaatatttcttaaaaaaaaaatgactatACTATTAAACCTCCACCACACTCTACTACAAGGCCCAAAACTCTAccctgattaagttaaaaattaaaattgttaTATTTTGATATAATGAATTTCCATTTCAATATCATAATACAACTACTCAACATAAAGCTTGTAACCTCTAACGTGGACATTTGGAATTTAAATCTTTGTTATATTGAATTACAGGATTTCTTTTAATAGTATGAATCATAATTTACGTTAGTTATCTGCTTTAGACTTGTGATGCCCGGTATAGCAACCACTATACTATTTGCCATGAAAGCCCATTGCCACTGTGTGTCTGCTATTTGTTATCTATAACATCAATTTGGTTGACTCTAAAGCTCAAGTATCCAAGAATTTTCACTTCTTGGCAACCAggacaaagaagagaagaaaagaatgtACATTTTTTTCCTCCCTCAGTTTAAAAGCCTTTAGATCTTTTATTTCCGACTGGTATCAGTTAACAGCAATGAGATAACTGTTCAGAATGGCAGGTGCAAACCAGTATGACTAAAAACAGTACAGGACTAATATACCAAAAGGCAATCCTTGACAGTGACCACAAAAATATTAATGTGTCTTCAAAGAAGAAATTAGGAGAAAAACAGATGCTTCAAAATTCAATATCTACAGAATAATGTCAATGTTATCTAACTGAATACCTCTCTTTTCTTGAGGTCCATTTCCCATACAATGAGGACACCATCAGAACTTCCTGACAGAAGATAATGCACCTCGGCATGTTGAACTGTCACAAACATTTTTTAGTAATTTTAGAATCCACAAGAATTATTTTAGAAGTATACATCATGACCAGACAAAGTTGTGATTCTTCTTCCTATAAGGTGCATTTaaataaaagaaacaaatataAAGGCACTTTTAGACCCGTATGTCTTTAAGAAATCATCTGTACAGTCTGACTACAGGATAATCTTTCACCATTTGGATGCAAGGATCTCCTACAATGAATCataaaagaacaaatatgaacgaAGATAGTTCAGTTGAAAATAAATAGTCCTAACGGAAGAGAAAGATGGACAAAACATAGAAAAGGTAAGTATACAAATCATTCAGCTTATCAGCTCTCATCTCCATTTATATCCATTTTTTCCATTCATTTCTCTATAAAAATGTTGTCGACGAGTAAACATAAAATGGGTAAGTTTACATTcataaaaaatgatttttaaaatagAATAAACCACGGATTGTGCCGGTGGTCAGTGAGTAGAGTAGCTAACCTCAAATTTTCAAAAGGCAGGGGAGAAAACCATGGAAAAGATGACTTATTTGAATAACCCGGTGACCTACCAATTGGCTTGAGAAAATCAGGGGGGTCCTTCCCCCTGAATAAGGCCTCAAAGCTGGTGTATAATCCACCTTCTTCCCCTTGGGTAGAGGAAAGGTGTCTGATGCAAGCCCTTTTTTGGAcctccaaaaacatgttaattcaAAGCTTCCAAACTAACAAAAGGTGGGCACCATCCTTCTTGTCAGCTCTTTCAAATCAGTGATATTCCCTTTTAATCAACATAATTATCTAAGCAACAGCTTTAGCATTCTTTTCCAGGACATACAAAGTAGAATTAGAGGCTCAAAAATTGACCTACATGGTGATATGTTAGTTTCACACATCCTCCTTTTGGGTGGAAAGTATTAAGAAATCTTTGGATCCTCTTTTCTTTGTATATATTGTACCAAAAGAATCCAAAGCTTTGTCAACCGTCACAATTTTAAGATCCGTTTCCATCTAATAAATAGGTCCTAGATATCTCTTCACTGGTTTAGCAGATAGTCACCAAAGAACTGAACCAATAGGCCAGAATATATGTTAATACTAACCAGTTATCACCAAAAAGTTCAGCTGCTTGCTGATATTTTTAGTAGCCAATGAGttaaaagttaaaaatatcacAAGAAAAGCTAAATTTACCGATCATAAACAAAATATGATGCCTTCACAAAGCTGGTCCAACTAACTGGAAGATCTCATCTGAAAATTCTGTGAAGAATCTAAATTCTAAAACTATAAGgaaaaaaagaagtaaataaatgTCTAGGCAAGTTAATTTGTCAGGCAATCAAGTAAACAATTTGAAGATTTCttctaaataattaataattgctCAGTTACATACAAAAAAGTTACTGGCGTTATGAATTGCCCACCTTTTTTTGTCATGCACACAAAGAAATAGCGAGAGTTTATCCTTATGATACTtaagaacatcataatataaagaaaagaagaaaggtgACACCTTTGAAAGCATCTTTGCTAGAAGGAAGCCACTGAGTACAGTTAACGACGGCCTTGTGCCCAGGAAGCGTAGTCAATATCTGAGCAGTCTGCAACATAACCACAACAAAGGAGAACGAACGAATGAGAATCGAAAGAAAGCGGTCGAGAAACTAAACGAGGACAGGAGAGAAGACATGGAGTAGTCCACTCACCTGCGGGCAGAAGATAGCGACGGCGTTCTGGGCGCCGAAGGCCACCAAGCCCGAAAGGCCCCAGGAGACATTGTTCACGATGCGGTTGCAGCCGGCGCCGATGAATTCCCGTTCGACCGCGAGCGCCATCGCCGTCGCGGCCTCTTTCGTGGAGAGTATACGGCTTCGGAGAGGACGACAGGACGCTCTATTAAACCCTACCACGAACACCTCTGGCGGTTTCCCGGCGTGGCTTTCGTCTCGGTGAATCGGATTGTGGATCAACCGGTAACCCGATTTCTCGATCCGAATCCGATAATATTTATTTGGCTGATGTGACCTCAACTCTGACGCATCCCTCTCCTCTTCCCGTCGAGCTCACGCTTTTTAGGACTCGCCTGTGCTACTCTTCATTTACATGATGCTATGGTttgatcattattattttttggttaATCAAGATTCATAATGTGAAGTCTACTCGATTCAAATATGATATGGACATATCATGAAGGTCTCTCTCGTAGACGATAAAAGattaatttgaatatattatattagtatcatatgtaaaatatatatttcttttattgtcACTTAATATTTTATAAGGGATGATAGTTATGAGATTAGTAGTCTTTTCGAAATATATTTTTGTCTCtaattaattaaactaaatttgataaataaataCTTTGTAGGTCTTTTTCACCTGCAATAGTTCAAACAAATTTTATCGTCATAGTAGTGTCAATCTAAACAACCTAAAATAtgagatataaatattttttacctAAGAAATTTTTTCGTACACCCACGACTCTTGTAACGCATCATCAAAAGAGCAATTTTTTAATCTCTTATATACGTTGTAATATTTGAAAATCAAATCAAGTTAGATCAATTTTGATAATGTATATTTTGGATCCAGGTTACGTCACAATCAATGCCACGCTATGCTACTGTCAAGTCAACAAAAGGAGCACCCCCACACGTCGAGCCAGAATCCGTACCAAAGCGTTGCTCGGTACATCCTATCTTGGAAAGCTCGGGACGGCGTCGTATGGCGCCGTTTTGCACGTCCCGAGACGACAgccgcacaaaggtaccatcttaCCTTCCGAGGATCAGCCACCACACAAAAAATCGCATATGACCGactctcgtacagtagtataaaaacccctgACCGGCATCCGGCTTAGGGGAGACAAAAAACAAATCAACCCAGCAGTGACTTACTCGTCGAAGGGGCCAAAGTTGATAATGACGACGAGAGCCATCCTTGTAGGAAAGCGACTACCCCCCAAGCCACGAGTATTCCAACCAAGAGTCGTCAACCAGCATCCTGACGATGAGCCGTCAACCAGCATTCGGACCAAGAGACACCAATCAATATTCCGATGCCAACACCCCGTTTTGAGGGCTTGACCGACCTCGGCAACCAGCTCAGCCGACCAAAGACTCCCGACACCGACCCGTGGatcaggccgtgctgactcatcagtcacGACGTATCAGTTCATCAACATTTTTCACCGGATCAAAAATGATAGTACACACAAATTTTGAAGAATATATTTGCATCATGTAATTAGGATTGACGACCAATAAAGAACTCGTTAGtttcatcatatcctttttttcaGAACTCGAACACTACTTGAGTTTGTGAACCAATTCTAAACCCACCCGATTTGAATGTTTATTTTACTCGACATATTCATTGAAAACATAGATTAATGAGAACAATAAATGGACTCGTAGGTAGGTGCGAATACCCAAAAAGAAGCACTCCGCTGCTATCCCTACGTACGTACTTTACAGGTATGTTTCCATCCACCTCAGAGTCCACGCTTTCTCTCACTTTCAGCCACCGTTATAACATCAACCTTACGGTTCAATATGTTCTTCACAGTTCCTGTCTATTTTATGTTGTTTTCCAATGCCTTGAATCGAACAAGTTGATACTGTCTTTAATTCCTGTCACCACTGCGTACCTGAAATATCAAGCTTAGAAATGTCAGATGATTTGGAAACATCAAGTTTGCATTTGTTACTCAGTGCCTTGTTGAATACGGCTGACTGTTAATGTCAGATCACACGTCGTGATTTATCAGTAGATGATCGATCAACAAGAAATTTAATTTAATGATTTAAAtcattaatgatttaatgatttaaatcattaatgatttaatgatttaaatcattaatgatttaatgatttaaatcattaatgatttaatgatttcaACTGTGAAAATTGTTCGGCCGACAGCTTGCCATGTGATACACATTTTGTATGATACATGTGACAAATAATCTGATCTCACCTCTGTGTTAATAATGTAGGGCAACTGAGCTGGTTATTCTTCGTAGCAGTGTCTTAATCTGCAACAAGGTACAGCTTCTGGTTGTCACATATCATGGCTACATCAGatatcctccctccctcctctgaTAGAATTCGTGAGCCTGAGCAGTTTAGCAGCTCTTGCGAGGACTCGATGAGTTCTTCCATGGTGAGAGGTACCCACAGCACTACTCcctcctttctcttttcttttgggtCCCATGGGTGGAAAGGGAACACCGTGCATCTCCTCCGGGGTTGGGTTTTGTCTGAGCGGAAAAAGAATGACaagaaaatgtcaaaatataGTATTTTTGTACATGTAAAATGTTTGGTGCAAGCCGTATAAACAATGATGCACACAGGACTTGAGATAATAATTTAGGGGTATTTATAAAATGCCAAGCAGTTATTTACAGAAAAATAGATAAATTAGGGATTACTTGGTCAAGACATTGGTTGCAAATCTGACAACCCAAGCAGCATTTACAGAATAACCATAATAAATAAGGATTTCTTATGGATTGTAACATTTTATTTTGGTCAAGATACTAGTTTATAACAAAGATTTAAATACTAGTTCAATATTGGCAACCTGTCAGACTGGCATGGTACCCAAATACTAAGTAATGTTCTGGTAAAAATGTCAGGATATTAGTTATAACAAAGATTCTGGTAAATACTAAGTAATTCAATTTTGATAACCTATCAGACTGGTATGGTAcacaaatactaaataatattcTGACCTTTTACCATCTTTTATTTATCATTGGAATCAATAACAGAAAATGTGATATGTCCAATGATATTTAGCTATATGGAACATGATATATTAGGGATCTTTTATGACTGGTGACAGTGTACTTCAGTCAAGATATCAGTTGCTGCAAATATTATCTGTTTGATATCAAAAGATCTGTTGGATGTATCCCAACCTTTTACTGCCAAGAAAAATTAtaacagagaaaaaaaaatgatgtccAAATGGTACTGAGCTATATGGTTCGTTTTTTGGTGCTTTCTTAGATGGTAAACAATGGTTGAAATATTCGGACCTGATTGGCATTATTAAGTGGGTGTTGGTAGGAAAGTGAATGATGTATAATGTTACAATAAAAAAATGGAATAATGAAGATACCAATTTTAGCATTAGTTGTGGATTCAAACTAAAAGTCTAGGGTAGAAAGCAATTTATCCTGAAATGTAAAACTAAATTTAAGAATCAGCTTTGAGAATGCAAGATCTGAGAAGCAATGTGGAAAGTGTTTGAGAGCTACAGTGCATCTACCTTGAGTTTGTGTACCACGATCAGGAAACTTGGAGAGCTCTTCAAGCTTTGCATCTTCCAGCATCATCATCAACGATTTGCTTCCACATTTTACTGCTTCATCTAATGGAGTACTTCCCCACCTGCAGTTTAGCAATTTCTGCGACTAATGTTTACATTCATAACAGAGACTGCCAGTAAAGAAAAGCATAGCAGAGAGATCCATACTGAATGCCAAATCCAGTCTATCAAAAGAATAAGAAGAGGTTTGATGTCTCTAATGAAGCTTTGGCATGATATATGTGACGAGTAAACACTTGGGGAATTACTGCAAGAATAGGATCCAAAAACTAGTATCCAAGACATGGTTTGCTTCTACAAGAAAAAGCTACTTTGTTTGCTTCTACAAGAAAAAGCTACTTTGTTTATTTTGCATGTTGTTGTCAGACTGCTTTATGAAAAGTGAAAGAAGCATTTGTTGTATTCATGAACGAATTAAACAAATATCTAAATTGATGAGAAAATTTCCATATATAGCCACAAAAAGTTCACTCAATGATAAGAAAAGCCAGAAATAGAAAGCAGTGTAGGTAACTAAAGATAGGTAATATTACTTCCTTAAGTGCTAATTATTCTCAGAATTTTTAAATTGTTTTTCCCTATTAGACTTGTATAGAGTAATACATGGTTTTACCTAGTTTAAAATCTGTAGTTCTTCAGAGTCAAATAGTCAATGTAATTGGATCCTACAACTGTATAGCCTCATGGACAATCTCTGTTCAAGCAAGATAGTTGAATTTGACTGTTGActtcgatgttggaaactcctcAAAGAGATTGCTGTTGCTTTTTCTCATGTTTTCATGTTTACTTCTTGATAGGAATATATGGTATTACCTAGTTTAAAATCCCTAGTTCTACAGAGTCAAATAGTCAATGTAATTGGATCCTACAACTGTATAGCCTCATGGACAATCTCTGTTCAAGCAAGACAGTTGGATTTGACCTTTGACTTCAATGTTGGAAACTCCTCAAAGAGATTGCTGTTGCTTTTTCTCCTGTTTTCATGGTTACTTCTTGATAGGAATACTATCAAAATCAATGATCCTATGCATGCTCCTAAGATCCTACTAAAGAGGATATAGCATCACAGATCTATAATTCAGTTGAATTTTTATAGTGAAAAAGGAGCATATTCGAGATTCAAAGTAAAAAAAGATTTAAATAGATTACTATCTATAAAATAGACATGTGGAGAACCATACGTATCATGGATTGGACACTTACAAATTAGATAATGCAGAAACACTTGTTGGATTCTTCATATAAGGATGTGTTTTTATAATAGAGACTGGAATAGTTCAAAGCACTGTAAAGGACACTTGTTGGATTCAATTTCTTAATCAGATATATAAGGGATATGTGAGAACTAGGGGCTCAACAATATACATAATGTATTGAACTACACATGACTTAGATATAAAAGGAACATTTACTGGGTATATTCAAATATtcaatatttattaaaataaataaaatgacaaGAAAAACTCAGACATAACTGAGATCAAGATTCAAATTGCTAGAAGCTACCACAAAATGTGCTAGGCACTACAAATCAATTTGTGCACATGAACTTATGATGTACAACT is from Musa acuminata AAA Group cultivar baxijiao chromosome BXJ3-8, Cavendish_Baxijiao_AAA, whole genome shotgun sequence and encodes:
- the LOC135644472 gene encoding elongator complex protein 2-like, giving the protein MALAVEREFIGAGCNRIVNNVSWGLSGLVAFGAQNAVAIFCPQTAQILTTLPGHKAVVNCTQWLPSSKDAFKVQHAEVHYLLSGSSDGVLIVWEMDLKKREWRSILQVSDVHKKGVTCLSGLIISHTTAMFASASSDGLVVIWELVLPYATLRDCKISCLESLSVGSKPMVALSLADLPGESGHVILAMGGLDQKIHIYLGDHKGNFIRACELKGHTDWIRSLDFSLPLCLDGENESLLLASSSQDRSIRIWKMVMHLSSSNSQVPYKKDEGIGLTSYIEGPLFLAGSTGYQVSLESLLVGHEDWVYSVEWQSPFINGSKAHQPMSILSASMDKTMMIWRPEKNTGIWVNVVTVGELSHSALGFYGGHWAPDGGSILAHGYGGSFHLWRNTGMDFENWQPQKVPSGHFASVSDIAWARNGEYLLSVSHDQTTRVFAPWHSEGDRTPWHEIARPQVHGHDINCVAIIQGTGNHRFVSGADEKVARVFESPLSFLKTLMHAVQKSVCFEDINEDVQILGANMSALGLSQKPIYMHANTDTPSRLQSDASDSLETVPDAVPTVFTEPPVEEQLSWHTLWPESHKLYGHGNELFSLCCDHEGKLVASSCKAQSATVAEIWLWQVGSWKPVGRLQSHNLTVTQLEFSHDDAFLLSVSRDRHFSIFSIGKSRDTSHHLIAKQEAHKRIIWACAWNPFGHEFATGSRDKTVKIWAVDGSSSVKQLSILPQFHDSVTALAWVGRERSINSGILAVGMDDGLIELWSVSAGKTAAGHDSEPSAFSAVLSIRFDPVLCHVSTVLRLAWRERCAGDSRATELASCGADQSVRVFKVCDY